The Pelodiscus sinensis isolate JC-2024 chromosome 26, ASM4963464v1, whole genome shotgun sequence genome contains a region encoding:
- the HYOU1 gene encoding hypoxia up-regulated protein 1 gives MSSRRVRPEVARGETLPPRMGPGVAGLAPGVRSRSKVLAVTMSRMTQVPLWSLTFLLLACLPSETDSLAVMSVDLGSESMKIAIVKPGVPMEIVLNKESRRKTPVAVSLKENERLFGDSAVGMSIKKPKIALQYFQDLLGKHMDNPQVALYRWRFPQHELVKDERRQTVIFKLSHEMQYSPEEILGMVLNYSRALAEDFAEQPVKDAVITVPVYFNQAERRAVLHAAQMADLKVLQLINDNTAVALNYGVFRRKDINATAQNIMFYDMGAGSTVCTIVTYQTVKTKDSGTQPQLQIRGVGFDRTLGGLEMEHRLRDYLVKLFNKQQPSKDIRQNLRAMAKLLKEANRVKTILSANADHLAQIEGLLDDVDFKAKVSRQEFEGLCSDLFQRVPEPVLQALSSAEMNLDEIDQVILVGGATRVPKVQEVLLKAVGKDELGKSINADEAAAMGAVYQAAALSKAFKVKPFIVRDAAIFPIQVEFTREVEEEDKSKSLKHNKRVLFQRMAPYPQRKVITFNRYTDDFEFYVNYGDLGFLSQEDLRAFGSLNLTTVRLRGVGDSFRKHSDYESKGIKAHFNMDESGVLSLDRVESVFETVVEDKPEEESTLTKLGNTISSLFGGGTPTLETGDNLTETVQEEEESQAEAGKEEQGEKQDQKEGERTLSEEQREKKPPQSPKQDKAVPPEAERSEEKGEGEKTAPQDPKEMEESGKEEEMSKSPGGSTATKTEEKKLKAPKKQKFVDEISVELDVSDVPDLLEDEMKSSMKKLQDLTVRDLEKQEREKSANSLEAFIFETQDKLYQEEYQFVSTEEQREEISSKLSEASNWMEEEGYTATTKELKEKLSDLKKLCRSLFFRVEERRKWPDRLAALENLLNHSSIFLKGARMIPEADQVFTEVELSTLEKAINETVTWKNDTLAEQNKLPPTEKPTLLSKDIELKIAALDREVQYLLNKAKFAKPRPRKEKNTTKTDSGKNATVSSDSEKVIPPKEEKGEDKPEDASPVREPLTVEEATVGDGMEPETEPESEKKQEAREESRTNDEL, from the exons CAAGGTATTAGCTGTGACAATGTCCAGGATGACACAAGTGCCCTTGTGGTCTCTGACCTTCCTCCTACTGGCCTGTCTGCCATCAGAAACAG ACTCTCTGGCTGTGATGTCAGTGGACCTGGGCAGTGAGTCAATGAAGATAGCAATTGTTAAACCTGGGGTACCCATGGAGATCGTTTTAAACAA AGAATCACGGAGGAAAACACCAGTGGCTGTGTCCCTGAAAGAAAATGAGCGTCTGTTTGGCGATAGTGCAGTGGGAATG TCCATAAAAAAACCGAAGATAGCACTCCAGTATTTTCAGGACCTGTTGGGTAAACACATGGATAACCCCCAGGTGGCATTATATCGTTGGAGATTTCCACAACATGAGTTGGTAAAGGATGAAAGAAGACAGACGGTTATCTTCAAACTGTCCCA TGAAATGCAGTATTCTCCAGAAGAGATACTGGGCATGGTCCTGAACTATTCACGTGCTCTGGCTGAGGACTTCGCAG AACAACCTGTCAAGGATGCAGTGATCACCGTCCCTGTATATTTCAATCAGGCAGAGAGGAGGGCAGTTCTGCATGCAGCTCAGATGGCAGACCTGAAGGTCCTGCAGCTGATCAATGACAACACTGCTGTGGCTCTGAACTATGGCGTCTTCAGGAGGAAGGACATCAATGCCACAGCACAG AATATCATGTTTTATGACATGGGAGCAGGAAGCACCGTGTGCACAATAGTGACTTACCAGACAGTGAAAACAAAGGATTCAGGAACCCAACCTCAGCTGCAGATTCGGGGGGTTGG ATTTGACCGCACCCTAGGGGGATTGGAGATGGAGCACCGGCTCCGGGATTATCTGGTGAAACTCTTCAACAAGCAGCAGCCTTCCAAAGATATTCGTCAGAATCTCCGGGCCATGGCCAAGCTGCTAAAGGAGGCCAATCGCGTGAAGACTATCCTAAGTGCCAATGCTGACCACCTTGCCCAG ATTGAGGGGCTACTGGATGATGTGGATTTCAAGGCCAAGGTGTCCAGGCAAGAATTTGAGGGCTTGTGTTCTGATTTATTCCAGCGGGTCCCTGAACCAGTGCTGCAGGCACTGAGCAGTGCAGAGATGAACCTG GATGAAATCGACCAGGTGATTCTAGTGGGAGGTGCCACCCGAGTCCCCAAAGTACAGGAAGTTTTGTTGAAAGCCGTGGGCAA GGATGAACTGGGGAAGAGCATCAATGCAGATGAAGCTGCTGCTATGGGCGCAGTCTACCAGGCAGCTGCTCTGAGCAAAGCCTTTAAGGTCAAGCCCTTCATTGTTCGGGATGCAGCTATTTTCCCCATCCAG GTGGAGTTCACCCGTGAAGTTGAGGAGGAGGATAAATCCAAGAGCTTGAAGCATAACAAGCGAGTTTTGTTCCAGCGCATGGCACCATATCCACAGCGCAAGGTCATCACTTTTAACCGCTACACAGATGACTTTGAATTTTATGTCAACTATGGAGACCTGGGTTTCCTGAGCCAGGAAGACCTGCG AGCCTTTGGGTCCCTGAATCTCACTACTGTGAGGCTGAGAGGAGTTGGGGATAGTTTCAGGAAGCACTCTGATTATGAGTCCAAAGGCATCAAAGCTCACTTCAACATGGATGAGAGTGGAGTGCTTAGCCTTGACCGC GTGGAGTCTGTGTTTGAGACTGTAGTGGAGGACAAGCCAGAAGAGGAGTCAACATTAACAA aacttGGAAACACAATCTCTAGCCTGTTTGGAGGAGGAACTCCTACACTGGAAACAGGAGACAACCTGACAGAGACTGTTCAG gaggaagaggagagccaGGCAGAAGCAGGAAAAGAAGAACAAGGTGAGAAACAGGACcagaaggagggagaaaggacACTAAGCgaggagcagagagaaaagaaGCCTCCGCAGTCTCCAAAGCAGGATAAAGCTGTCCCTCCAGAAGCAGAGAGATCAGAggaaaagggggaaggagaaaaaacagCACCTCAG GATCCCAAAGAAATGGAAGAATCCGGGAAAGAGGAAGAAATGTCCAAAAGTCCTGGTGGTAGCACAGCCACCAAAACAGAGGAGAAGAAACTCAAAGCCCCGAAGAAGCAGAAATTTGTTGATGAGATTAGTGTGGAGTTGGATGTCAGTGATGTGCCTGACCTGCTGGAGGACGAGATGAAGAGCTCCATGAAGAA ACTCCAGGATCTGACAGTCAGAGACTTAGAGAAGCAGGAGAGGGAAAAGTCAGCCAATAGCCTGGAGGCATTCATCTTTGAGACCCAG GACAAGCTTTACCAGGAGGAATATCAGTTTGTCTCAAcggaggagcagagagaggaaatCTCAAGCAAGCTGAGTGAAGCCTCCaactggatggaggaggagggctATACAGCCACGACCAAG GAACTGAAAGAGAAGCTCTCTGACCTGAAGAAACTCTGTAGAAGCCTTTTCTTTCGTGTAGAGGAAAGAAGGAAATGGCCAGACCGCCTGGCTGCTCTTGAAAATCTGCTCAATCACTCTAGCATCTTCCTCAA GGGAGCACGAATGATTCCGGAGGCTGATCAGGTATTCACAGAAGTGGAACTGAGTACTCTAGAGAAAGCAATCAATGAAACTGTG ACTTGGAAAAATGACACATTGGCAGAACAGAATAAACTTCCTCCCACTGAGAAACCCACTCTACTGTCCAAGGATATAGAGCTGAAGATAGCAGCCCTGGACAGGGAAGTGCAGTATCTACTAAACAAGGCTAAGTTTGCAAAACCCAGGCCCAGGAAGGAAAAGAACACCACAAAAACAGATTCAGGCAAGAATGCCACAGTTTCCTCTGACAGTGAGAAGGTTATCCCTCCCAAGGAGGAAAAAGGAGAAG ATAAACCTGAAGATGCCAGTCCTGTCAGGGAACCTCTCACAGTGGAGGAAGCGACAGTAGGTGATGGAATGGAACCAGAGACAG AACCTGAGAGTGAGAAGAAGCAAGAAGCTAGAGAAGAGAGCAGGACGAACGATGAGTTATAG